A genomic segment from Dermatobacter hominis encodes:
- a CDS encoding thiolase domain-containing protein has protein sequence MIGVGQTHHRTRRRDVSFGGLVREAVFRALDDAQLTMADVDAVVLGKAPDLFEGVMKPELYLSDALGAVGKPMFRVHTAGSVGGTTAIVAASHVQTGRHRTVLAVAFEKQSEGNAQFALGSGKGASLGAGGAFAPFIRAYIQRSGAPEHIGWKVAVKDRLNALKNPYAHLRIEDISIEKVKESPMLWDPIRFLESCPSSDGACAVVITDEAGGEAAAADGRPPAWILGTSSRSEPPAFPGRDPVRPQACLQCVDDVYRMAGITDPRRQLDMAELYVPFSWHEPIWLEAHGIAEPGEGWKMVDDGTTELDGDFPINCSGGVLSSNPIGASGLLRFAEAANQVRGAAGEHQVDGARTALAMAYGANSQYFSMWVVGSSLQPFG, from the coding sequence GTGATCGGCGTCGGACAGACGCACCACCGCACCCGCCGCCGGGACGTGTCGTTCGGCGGCCTCGTGCGAGAGGCCGTGTTCCGGGCGCTCGACGACGCCCAGCTGACGATGGCCGACGTCGACGCCGTCGTGCTCGGCAAGGCGCCCGACCTCTTCGAGGGGGTCATGAAGCCGGAGCTCTACCTGTCCGACGCGCTGGGCGCCGTCGGCAAGCCGATGTTCCGCGTCCACACCGCGGGCTCGGTCGGCGGGACGACCGCGATCGTCGCCGCGTCGCACGTCCAGACCGGCAGGCACCGGACCGTCCTCGCCGTCGCGTTCGAGAAGCAGTCCGAGGGCAACGCCCAGTTCGCGCTCGGCAGCGGCAAGGGCGCGTCGCTCGGCGCCGGCGGCGCCTTCGCCCCGTTCATCCGCGCCTACATCCAGCGCAGCGGCGCCCCCGAGCACATCGGGTGGAAGGTCGCGGTCAAGGATCGGCTCAACGCGCTGAAGAACCCGTACGCCCACCTGCGGATCGAGGACATCTCCATCGAGAAGGTGAAGGAGTCCCCGATGTTGTGGGACCCGATCCGGTTCCTCGAGTCCTGTCCGTCGTCGGACGGCGCGTGCGCGGTCGTGATCACCGACGAGGCGGGCGGCGAGGCCGCTGCGGCGGACGGCCGTCCGCCGGCCTGGATCCTCGGCACGTCGTCCCGCTCGGAGCCGCCCGCCTTCCCCGGGCGTGACCCCGTGCGGCCGCAGGCCTGCCTCCAGTGCGTCGACGACGTCTACCGGATGGCCGGGATCACCGACCCGCGCCGGCAGCTCGACATGGCCGAGCTGTACGTGCCGTTCTCGTGGCACGAACCCATCTGGCTCGAGGCCCACGGCATCGCCGAGCCCGGCGAGGGCTGGAAGATGGTCGACGACGGCACGACCGAGCTCGACGGCGACTTCCCCATCAACTGCTCCGGTGGCGTGCTGTCGAGCAACCCGATCGGCGCATCGGGACTGCTCCGGTTCGCCGAGGCGGCGAACCAGGTGCGGGGTGCGGCCGGCGAGCACCAGGTCGACGGCGCCCGCACCGCGCTGGCCATGGCCTACGGGGCCAACAGCCAGTACTTCAGCATGTGGGTGGTGGGGTCCTCGCTGCAGCCGTTCGGCTGA
- a CDS encoding lipid-transfer protein — MAAPTPTFDDIAVVGWAHTPFVRRTDRSETQLLMEVITDALAPLGLTRADVDFTCLGSCDYITGQAFSFVSNLDAIGAWPPKRDSHVEMDGAWALYEAWLRLMEGDIDIAVVTGSGRSSTADPALIYPMEMDPYFLAPIGADPLTFAALQARAVIGAGLADERAMAEVAVRSRGDGDVDALLTEDYLRAPLRRHDVPPITDGAAAMVLARGDRARELVPRPAWIAGLDHRTECHNPSFRALDDSPSTRIAAEAAGLADGPVEIAELQAAFTHEELLLRHVLGLDDGVAVNPSGGALAANPVMATGLCRIGHAADHVFDGGTRALAHATSGPCLQQNLICILEGRS, encoded by the coding sequence ATGGCCGCACCGACCCCGACCTTCGACGACATCGCCGTGGTGGGCTGGGCCCACACCCCGTTCGTCCGCCGCACGGACCGGTCCGAGACGCAGCTGCTCATGGAGGTCATCACCGACGCGCTGGCGCCGCTCGGGCTGACCCGGGCCGACGTCGACTTCACCTGCCTCGGCAGCTGCGACTACATCACCGGCCAGGCCTTCTCGTTCGTGTCCAACCTCGACGCGATCGGGGCGTGGCCACCCAAGCGGGACTCGCACGTCGAGATGGACGGGGCGTGGGCACTCTACGAGGCGTGGCTCCGCCTGATGGAGGGCGACATCGACATCGCCGTCGTGACGGGCTCCGGCCGGTCGTCGACGGCGGACCCCGCGCTGATCTACCCGATGGAGATGGACCCCTACTTCCTCGCGCCGATCGGGGCGGACCCGCTGACGTTCGCGGCGCTCCAGGCCCGGGCCGTCATCGGCGCCGGGCTCGCCGACGAGCGCGCCATGGCCGAGGTGGCGGTGCGATCGAGGGGCGACGGCGACGTCGACGCCCTCCTCACCGAGGACTACCTCCGGGCCCCGCTCCGGCGCCACGACGTGCCGCCCATCACCGACGGGGCGGCGGCGATGGTGCTGGCCCGCGGTGATCGGGCCCGCGAGCTGGTCCCGCGTCCGGCGTGGATCGCCGGGCTCGACCACCGCACCGAGTGCCACAACCCGTCCTTCCGGGCCCTCGACGACTCCCCGTCGACCCGCATCGCGGCGGAGGCGGCGGGGCTCGCCGACGGCCCGGTCGAGATCGCAGAGCTGCAGGCGGCGTTCACGCACGAGGAGCTCCTGCTCCGCCACGTGCTCGGGCTCGACGACGGCGTCGCGGTCAACCCGTCCGGCGGTGCACTGGCCGCCAACCCGGTGATGGCCACCGGGCTCTGCCGCATCGGCCACGCGGCCGACCACGTGTTCGACGGCGGCACCCGGGCCTTGGCGCACGCCACGTCGGGCCCGTGCCTGCAACAGAACCTGATCTGCATCCTGGAGGGCCGCTCGTGA
- a CDS encoding Zn-ribbon domain-containing OB-fold protein codes for MTRFVESTITFPYQRSLGPVVGTFMSALTERRILGIRNGEDVLVPPMEWDPATGAELAHDFVEVGPAGTVDSWTWVPVPSEQHPLDRPFAFAFVRLDGATTPLLHAVDAGSIDAMADGMRVAPRWRGARAGRLDDIVCFVPGEDAEVDGEDEGPAEEPVTMMDYVASITYRNPIPESTDRSLEASRSQRLLGARCPVCGRVYAGGKGYCPIDAVEIGPEGDVDLPHVGTITNFAIVTPVPYPGQTETEPFVRAFVLLDDTDVVLSYQPVVELPADEVHVGQRVSAVWASPAERSDDDAGAMGGAYGDLLGWMPNGEPSIDDPDLLNRIF; via the coding sequence ATGACCCGCTTCGTCGAGAGCACGATCACGTTCCCGTACCAGCGCTCTCTGGGGCCGGTCGTGGGGACCTTCATGTCGGCGCTGACCGAGCGGCGCATCCTCGGAATCCGCAACGGCGAGGACGTCCTGGTGCCGCCCATGGAGTGGGACCCGGCGACGGGAGCCGAGTTGGCGCACGACTTCGTCGAGGTCGGACCGGCCGGGACCGTGGACTCGTGGACGTGGGTGCCCGTCCCGTCGGAGCAGCACCCGCTCGACCGACCGTTCGCCTTCGCGTTCGTCCGCCTCGACGGGGCCACGACGCCGCTCCTGCACGCGGTCGACGCCGGCTCGATCGACGCGATGGCGGACGGGATGCGCGTGGCGCCGCGATGGCGGGGCGCTCGAGCCGGTCGGCTCGACGACATCGTGTGCTTCGTCCCCGGTGAGGACGCGGAGGTCGACGGCGAGGACGAGGGACCGGCCGAGGAGCCGGTCACGATGATGGACTACGTCGCGTCGATCACGTACCGGAACCCCATCCCCGAGTCGACCGACCGCTCCCTGGAGGCGTCCAGATCGCAACGGCTGCTCGGCGCCCGATGTCCGGTCTGCGGGCGTGTGTACGCCGGCGGCAAGGGCTACTGCCCGATCGACGCGGTCGAGATCGGGCCCGAGGGCGACGTCGACCTCCCGCACGTGGGCACCATCACCAACTTCGCGATCGTGACGCCCGTGCCGTACCCGGGCCAGACCGAGACGGAGCCGTTCGTGCGGGCGTTCGTGCTGCTCGATGACACCGACGTCGTCCTCTCGTACCAGCCCGTGGTCGAGCTCCCCGCCGACGAGGTCCACGTCGGCCAGCGCGTCAGCGCCGTGTGGGCCTCCCCGGCCGAGCGGTCCGACGACGACGCCGGCGCCATGGGAGGGGCCTACGGCGACCTCCTCGGCTGGATGCCCAACGGCGAGCCCAGCATCGACGACCCCGACCTGCTGAACAGGATCTTCTGA
- a CDS encoding ATP-binding protein, giving the protein MTEGDEERSTADGRVVAAILTPDQRVRVFVSSTMEELASERVAVRDAVERMHLAPVLFELGARAHPPRTLYRSYLEQSHVFVGIYWERYGWVAPTMDVSGLEDEYLLAGAKPKLMYVKRPAPGRDERLDELLDRIRDDEAVAYKAFSDAEELEALVTDDLSLLLSEAFLVETAEDRPRRPRFTLPNDATTFIGRSSELDDVEALLRTDDVRLVTLTGPGGIGKTRLALRAASRAADGFDEGAAFVSLASLADDRLVIGSIASAIGLRDSSGATAESLLADLADRSLLLVVDNFEHVMGAADVLPRILSGSPRVKVLATSREALRLHAEHEYPVPPLTPTDAIAMFVERATAVRPDFSLDDADPEVVARLGERLEGVPLAIELAAARTRLLAPEALLERLDDRLDFLVGGPRDLPERQQALRSTIEWSYDLLDEGERRLLDALGVFVGSFPLAAVEAVAPALDADPRDALDLLASLVDKSLLRVEPTAGEPRFRMLGMIAEFARGRLAAGADAEAVGERHAAYYRDLSHEIGRGVVAGDQQRWLGVLGDDHDGEAGNIRAALTWYLSHGRLEDIDDLADMAWSLWVPAWINGRIDEGRRIAGAALDAGSDVSDRSRARLLVVLGLFQMWAGDHEAAASVLDEGSRIARDLGDEEVQVASVLARSMIAGPLEGEDRAEELADEAVTTFRRLGDAWGEAAALNVLGWVRVAQERFDGSGDLLARTLDASVAARDEQFCALAEVNLAEYRLHCGDVDGAVELLASSTRRHRALRLPYSVAYLLEATSRVAVARDDLPRAARLLGAAAARRSEAGVSVWGSQAERLERFRADVRAALGADGFDAALGEGSRLSYDDALAETDLGD; this is encoded by the coding sequence ATGACGGAGGGAGACGAGGAGCGGTCGACGGCCGACGGACGGGTGGTGGCGGCCATCCTCACGCCCGACCAGCGGGTCCGGGTGTTCGTGTCGTCCACGATGGAGGAGCTGGCGAGCGAGCGGGTCGCGGTCCGCGACGCGGTGGAGCGCATGCACCTGGCACCCGTCCTCTTCGAGCTCGGTGCCCGTGCCCACCCGCCTCGGACCCTCTACCGCTCGTACCTCGAGCAGAGCCACGTGTTCGTCGGGATCTACTGGGAGCGCTACGGCTGGGTGGCGCCGACCATGGACGTGTCCGGCCTCGAGGACGAGTACCTCCTCGCCGGCGCCAAGCCGAAGCTGATGTACGTCAAGCGCCCCGCCCCCGGACGGGACGAGCGGCTGGACGAGCTGCTGGACCGGATCCGCGACGACGAGGCGGTCGCCTACAAGGCCTTCTCCGACGCCGAGGAGCTCGAGGCGCTCGTCACCGACGACCTCTCGCTGCTGCTGAGCGAGGCGTTCCTCGTCGAGACCGCCGAGGACCGCCCGCGCCGGCCGCGCTTCACGTTGCCGAACGACGCCACCACGTTCATCGGTCGGTCGTCCGAGCTCGACGACGTCGAGGCGCTGCTCCGGACCGACGACGTCCGGCTCGTCACGCTCACCGGCCCGGGCGGGATCGGCAAGACGAGGCTCGCGCTGCGCGCCGCGTCGAGGGCGGCCGACGGGTTCGACGAGGGCGCTGCCTTCGTGTCGCTCGCGTCCCTCGCGGACGACCGGCTGGTGATCGGTTCGATCGCGTCCGCGATCGGGCTGCGCGACAGCAGCGGCGCAACCGCCGAGAGCCTCCTCGCCGACCTCGCGGATCGCTCGCTCCTGCTCGTCGTCGACAACTTCGAGCACGTGATGGGGGCGGCGGACGTGTTGCCGCGGATCCTCAGCGGGTCGCCCCGGGTGAAGGTCCTGGCCACGAGCCGGGAGGCGCTCCGCCTGCACGCGGAGCACGAGTACCCGGTGCCGCCGCTGACCCCGACCGACGCGATCGCGATGTTCGTGGAGCGGGCGACGGCCGTGCGCCCCGACTTCTCGCTCGACGACGCCGATCCCGAGGTCGTGGCCCGGCTCGGCGAGCGCCTCGAGGGCGTGCCCCTCGCCATCGAGCTGGCCGCGGCGCGCACGCGGCTGCTCGCGCCGGAGGCCCTGCTCGAACGGCTCGACGACCGCCTGGACTTCCTCGTCGGCGGCCCGCGCGACCTGCCGGAGCGCCAGCAGGCGCTGCGCTCAACGATCGAGTGGAGCTACGACCTCCTCGACGAGGGGGAGCGCCGCCTGCTCGACGCGCTGGGCGTGTTCGTCGGGAGCTTCCCCCTCGCAGCGGTCGAGGCCGTCGCCCCGGCCCTGGACGCCGACCCCCGCGACGCGCTCGACCTGCTCGCGTCGCTGGTCGACAAGAGCCTGCTGCGCGTCGAGCCGACCGCGGGCGAACCGCGGTTCCGGATGCTCGGGATGATCGCCGAGTTCGCCCGGGGTCGGCTGGCGGCGGGCGCCGACGCGGAGGCGGTGGGGGAGCGCCACGCCGCCTACTACCGGGACCTCAGCCACGAGATCGGTCGCGGCGTCGTCGCAGGCGACCAGCAGCGCTGGCTGGGCGTCCTCGGCGACGACCACGACGGCGAGGCCGGCAACATCCGGGCCGCGCTGACCTGGTACCTCAGCCACGGTCGCCTCGAGGACATCGACGACCTCGCCGACATGGCCTGGTCGCTGTGGGTCCCGGCGTGGATCAACGGGCGGATCGACGAGGGCCGGCGGATCGCCGGTGCCGCGCTCGACGCCGGGAGCGACGTGTCGGACCGGTCCCGCGCCCGGCTGCTGGTCGTGCTCGGCCTGTTCCAGATGTGGGCGGGCGATCACGAAGCGGCCGCGTCCGTGCTCGACGAGGGGTCGCGCATCGCCCGTGACCTGGGCGACGAGGAGGTCCAGGTCGCCTCGGTCCTGGCGCGCAGCATGATCGCCGGCCCGCTCGAGGGCGAGGACCGGGCCGAGGAGCTCGCCGACGAGGCCGTGACGACGTTCCGGCGGCTCGGCGACGCGTGGGGCGAGGCCGCGGCGCTCAACGTGCTCGGATGGGTCCGCGTCGCCCAGGAACGCTTCGACGGCAGCGGCGACCTGCTGGCCCGGACGCTCGATGCGTCGGTCGCGGCGAGGGACGAGCAGTTCTGCGCGCTGGCCGAGGTCAACCTCGCGGAGTACCGGCTGCACTGCGGCGACGTCGACGGCGCGGTGGAACTGCTGGCGTCGTCGACGCGACGCCATCGAGCGCTGCGGCTGCCGTACTCGGTGGCCTACCTGCTGGAGGCGACGAGCCGCGTGGCCGTGGCCCGGGACGACCTGCCGCGTGCGGCTCGCCTCCTGGGCGCGGCGGCCGCTCGGCGGTCCGAGGCGGGGGTGTCGGTGTGGGGCAGCCAGGCCGAACGCCTCGAGCGGTTCCGCGCCGACGTCCGTGCCGCGCTCGGGGCCGACGGGTTCGACGCGGCGCTGGGGGAGGGGTCCCGCCTGTCGTACGACGACGCGCTCGCCGAGACCGATCTCGGCGACTGA